Proteins from a single region of Candidatus Latescibacterota bacterium:
- a CDS encoding ubiquinone/menaquinone biosynthesis methyltransferase, with protein sequence MSKAEAQGKFLRKVYSRIAGNYELTNHAMTFGLDVLWRKKAARIAVEVGACRRDDPGVAQESYDVQKIGSCPGSGLWLDTCTGTGEMAVNLHELATKKAPENVSMTASGDVPGNVKVFGVDFSQEMLVEAKKKPDTSEIRFCGGDMDCLPFPDDTFSLVTMSFATRNNNPDRETLVHRFSEIHRVLKSGGLFVNVETSQPSSSLLVRLRNLFVKLYIPCTATVFTGDKKGYTYLAESIPRFYGAEELAVVLKESGFAEVESRKLMFGVSAVHVAHKR encoded by the coding sequence ATGAGTAAGGCCGAGGCACAGGGAAAATTTCTAAGGAAAGTTTACTCCAGAATAGCGGGTAATTACGAACTGACCAATCATGCCATGACCTTCGGGTTGGATGTCCTGTGGAGGAAGAAGGCTGCCAGGATAGCGGTGGAGGTGGGCGCGTGTCGGCGCGATGATCCCGGGGTCGCTCAGGAATCTTATGATGTTCAGAAGATTGGGAGTTGCCCGGGATCCGGACTCTGGCTCGACACCTGCACCGGTACGGGGGAGATGGCGGTTAATCTGCATGAGCTGGCGACCAAGAAAGCGCCTGAAAATGTATCTATGACTGCGTCCGGTGATGTGCCTGGTAATGTAAAGGTATTCGGAGTCGACTTTTCGCAGGAGATGCTCGTCGAGGCAAAGAAAAAACCAGACACATCTGAAATCAGATTCTGTGGTGGTGATATGGATTGTCTGCCATTCCCGGACGATACATTCTCCCTCGTGACGATGTCCTTTGCGACGAGGAACAACAATCCCGACAGGGAGACCCTCGTTCACCGGTTCTCCGAGATACACCGGGTGCTGAAGTCTGGTGGACTGTTTGTGAATGTCGAAACGAGCCAGCCTTCTTCTTCTCTGCTGGTCAGGTTGAGAAATCTGTTTGTTAAGCTTTACATCCCATGTACGGCTACGGTTTTTACAGGGGATAAAAAAGGATACACTTATCTCGCCGAGTCTATACCACGATTCTACGGAGCTGAAGAACTTGCCGTTGTATTAAAAGAATCCGGTTTTGCCGAGGTCGAATCCAGGAAGCTGATGTTTGGCGTCTCGGCAGTTCATGTGGCCCACAAGAGGTGA
- a CDS encoding BrnA antitoxin family protein, with protein MPKFKSEKEERKFWSREDSAEYIDWSKARRAVLPDLKPSLKTISVRMPEHMLADLKLLANKRDIPYQSLLKIFLAERIDYELRSQREN; from the coding sequence ATACCGAAGTTCAAGTCCGAGAAGGAAGAGCGTAAGTTCTGGAGCAGAGAAGACTCGGCCGAGTATATCGACTGGAGCAAGGCCAGGCGCGCTGTCCTTCCCGATCTCAAACCTTCACTCAAGACCATCTCTGTCAGGATGCCCGAGCATATGCTCGCCGACCTGAAACTGCTGGCCAACAAGCGGGATATCCCCTATCAGTCGCTGCTCAAGATATTTCTCGCAGAACGGATCGATTACGAGCTGAGATCTCAGAGGGAAAATTGA
- a CDS encoding ABC transporter permease, with protein MLTNNLKVTIRNIARHKGFSIINIMGLALGMTACILIALWVQDETSYDRMYPNAQNIYRLYRQFDTPDGRVTSTVVPAGLGPTLKGSYPGVADEVTFMNHRFVLSHDEKKFTEMIAVATPTILDIFSIELLRGDKATAMSKITNIVITEELALKYFGDDDPMGKTLQVENWFPATITGIIKKLPKKTTVRRFDAVININLLGQLWGRDMADMEIGNYYGYISIDPAASPKDVQANIAGVIQPYHEEPAGEEGSVNSVKATVLMQPLLRERLHDIEGGGLITYVYIFSGIGLLILLIACFNYMNLSTARSGKRAMEVGIKRVVGASRHQLAKQFFGEALIMSFFAAAVALLLTYTVLPYFNTMAGKELSLTFRPATAILFAAITLLTGIIAGTYPALILSSFRPIAIMKSGARNKTKGTLFRRTLVVAQFSISIFLIIGSMLIYRQLEFIRGRDLGFKTDNVLTFRLSSPLQSQWSSFRQTLLSDPGVTGATRVNAPPVYRESSTGGNNVSWEGKSPDIFINDFGIVGTDPGFIEVFEPEMVTGRFFSEEFPTDMTDGAVINQTALRTMNIDDPIGKTFTTYDNTYRIIGVVKDFHLQSLHTTIKPLVILPNWGIDGICVSLSGENPAETRAFVEATVSQFDPGARPTLEYLDDMRMNRSYGTEQRTETMIKYGTFLAIFISCLGLLGLAAFTAEQRTKEIGIRKVLGSSTSGIILLLSKEFIKWVLIANVVAWPLAWYASRKWLDGFAYKADISIWVFVASSAVALAIAFMIIAWQSWKSARANPIESLKYE; from the coding sequence ATGCTCACAAACAATCTCAAGGTAACCATTCGCAATATCGCCAGGCACAAGGGATTCTCTATAATCAATATAATGGGCCTCGCCCTCGGCATGACTGCCTGCATCCTTATCGCTCTTTGGGTACAGGACGAGACCAGTTACGACAGGATGTATCCGAACGCCCAAAACATCTACCGGCTCTACCGCCAGTTCGATACACCCGATGGCAGGGTCACCTCTACTGTCGTCCCCGCCGGCCTCGGGCCTACCCTTAAGGGATCGTATCCTGGCGTGGCCGACGAAGTGACTTTCATGAACCACCGGTTCGTCCTTTCGCACGATGAGAAGAAATTCACCGAAATGATCGCTGTTGCCACGCCGACTATCCTCGACATATTCTCGATAGAACTGCTCAGAGGCGACAAGGCGACCGCGATGAGCAAGATCACAAATATCGTCATCACAGAGGAACTGGCCCTCAAGTACTTCGGTGACGATGACCCGATGGGAAAGACTCTCCAGGTAGAAAACTGGTTTCCCGCGACGATCACCGGCATCATAAAGAAACTTCCCAAAAAAACGACGGTCCGGAGATTCGACGCGGTCATAAATATAAATCTGCTGGGACAGCTCTGGGGACGGGACATGGCGGACATGGAAATCGGAAATTATTACGGGTACATATCCATCGACCCTGCCGCTTCTCCGAAGGACGTTCAGGCAAATATCGCCGGAGTCATTCAGCCATATCACGAAGAACCCGCCGGCGAAGAGGGCTCCGTCAACTCTGTAAAAGCCACGGTGCTCATGCAGCCCCTTCTCCGGGAACGGCTCCATGACATAGAAGGCGGCGGCCTGATTACTTACGTATATATCTTTTCGGGGATAGGACTCCTCATCCTTCTCATAGCATGCTTCAATTACATGAATCTCTCCACGGCACGCTCCGGTAAACGAGCCATGGAAGTCGGGATCAAACGTGTCGTCGGCGCCAGTCGCCATCAGCTTGCGAAACAGTTCTTCGGTGAGGCCCTTATAATGTCTTTCTTCGCCGCTGCTGTCGCGCTGCTTCTCACCTACACTGTCCTGCCCTATTTCAACACTATGGCGGGCAAGGAACTTTCGCTTACATTCAGACCTGCTACAGCGATACTCTTCGCTGCCATCACTCTGCTGACAGGTATCATTGCCGGTACCTATCCAGCGTTGATACTTTCATCATTCAGGCCGATCGCAATAATGAAGAGTGGAGCCAGAAACAAGACAAAGGGCACATTGTTCAGAAGAACTCTGGTAGTCGCACAGTTTTCCATATCGATATTCCTGATCATAGGATCGATGCTGATATACAGACAACTCGAATTTATCCGTGGAAGGGATCTGGGGTTCAAGACAGACAACGTTCTTACCTTCAGATTGTCGAGCCCCCTGCAAAGTCAATGGTCCAGTTTCAGACAGACCCTTCTGTCCGACCCCGGGGTCACGGGAGCGACAAGAGTAAATGCGCCTCCCGTATATCGTGAATCCAGCACAGGTGGCAATAACGTCTCGTGGGAAGGAAAATCTCCTGATATTTTTATCAATGATTTCGGCATCGTCGGGACCGACCCGGGGTTTATTGAGGTGTTCGAACCCGAAATGGTGACGGGAAGATTCTTCAGCGAAGAGTTCCCGACAGACATGACTGACGGAGCAGTAATCAATCAGACCGCATTGAGGACGATGAACATCGACGACCCGATCGGAAAGACATTCACCACATATGACAATACTTACCGGATCATCGGAGTTGTCAAAGATTTTCATCTTCAGTCTCTTCACACCACGATAAAACCACTTGTCATTCTGCCCAACTGGGGTATCGACGGAATCTGCGTATCGCTGTCAGGAGAAAATCCTGCCGAGACGAGAGCCTTCGTCGAGGCGACAGTATCGCAGTTCGATCCAGGCGCGCGGCCTACACTGGAATACCTTGACGATATGCGGATGAACCGTAGTTACGGCACCGAGCAGCGGACCGAAACGATGATAAAATACGGGACCTTCCTCGCGATATTCATCTCATGTCTGGGGCTTCTGGGCCTGGCCGCTTTCACCGCGGAGCAAAGGACAAAGGAGATCGGCATACGCAAGGTGCTTGGCTCCTCCACCAGTGGCATCATTCTCCTGCTATCGAAAGAATTTATCAAATGGGTCCTGATAGCCAACGTCGTAGCATGGCCTCTCGCCTGGTACGCCAGCCGGAAATGGCTCGATGGATTTGCCTATAAAGCCGACATATCGATCTGGGTGTTTGTTGCTTCGTCTGCAGTGGCGTTGGCGATCGCCTTCATGATAATAGCATGGCAGTCATGGAAGTCGGCAAGAGCCAACCCGATCGAAAGCCTGAAGTACGAGTAG
- a CDS encoding DUF2284 domain-containing protein, with protein sequence MNEKEMKAVFEENGCGDFRFMDSAEMVTGQWVRMKCRFGCDEYGKGMMCPPNLPSVADCREFLGEYSRAVIFHFSISLEDPEARHEWSRSINRNLLKIEREVFLSGFYKAFMIFIDPCNLCGECVGPHGECREIKGARPSGEGLGMDVFATARNAGYEIDVVKDYADAMNRFGFLLIE encoded by the coding sequence TTGAACGAAAAAGAGATGAAGGCAGTTTTCGAAGAGAATGGTTGTGGCGATTTCAGGTTTATGGATTCCGCGGAGATGGTGACGGGGCAGTGGGTGAGGATGAAATGTCGTTTCGGTTGCGATGAATATGGCAAGGGGATGATGTGTCCTCCCAATCTTCCTTCGGTCGCCGATTGCAGAGAATTTCTCGGGGAGTATTCCAGAGCGGTGATATTCCACTTCAGCATCTCTCTGGAGGATCCTGAAGCCAGGCACGAATGGTCCAGGAGTATAAACAGAAATCTGTTGAAGATCGAACGTGAGGTATTTCTCTCCGGTTTCTACAAGGCATTCATGATCTTCATAGATCCCTGCAACCTCTGCGGGGAATGTGTCGGACCCCATGGCGAATGCAGAGAGATAAAGGGCGCGAGGCCGTCAGGAGAGGGTCTCGGGATGGACGTCTTCGCCACGGCGAGGAATGCCGGATACGAGATAGATGTCGTGAAGGATTACGCCGATGCCATGAACCGTTTCGGTTTCCTGCTTATAGAATGA